DNA from Nymphalis io chromosome 24, ilAglIoxx1.1, whole genome shotgun sequence:
CATTAATGACACCCTGGTATGTTTCCTCTAGCGGTGTCTTCATTTCAATGGGATGGAATCCAGTTATATGTACGCCATGATAAACGTCACGCAGGTCAGACTGCATAACCATTCTATTAATGCCTTCGTGGGTGGCAACTGCTAAGCTATGATATTCCTTACTGGAGTTATTAGACAAGTTTGTATGGAATTTCAACCGTTCATTGCCCTGTGATCCTAACGCTAATCGAACTGAGTATGTATAAGTAgctgaaaaacaaaaaagttattaaacatgttaagtataaaatttatatttgtattcaagTTGGTTTAACTAGATCTAATCTTACGTTTACAAGGTCTGTCAGGGAACATTCTAGCAAAACCGGGCCTGCATACACATTTCATAATGCCGTCTATTCTTTGACACCTTTCGTTTCTTGAAGCCTTGCAGTCTGGTTGGCATTCTTTTCCATATCCAACAcctaaaaacattacaatttcaaTGAGTTGAAACGAAATGTCTGTATTAACTTTACTTTATAACTCGTGTGAAAATCATGCAAgattgcattaaaaatatagatttcatttcatttactaTTGCATTGCACAGAAGAATTGCATTtcatttactattaatattaagaagtAAATAAAGAGTACTTACCCGTGGGATGCACAACATTAGTAGTTTCTAAGTAAGGCGTGCCAGCTAACAGTATTTCTCCGAATAATACTTGTGACACTCCGTTATTGTTTACTTGTTCATTTCTAGTAACACCGTCATAATCTCCTGTATCAATATCTGGAATAGGTGGAGATTTACCACCATTTTGTGATTTGTTCATAACAACAAAGAACGTGTCACTATCTTTTTCTTCTTCTACTTcaattttttgaatattctCAGTAACATCATTGTCTCTTATAATGAAGTTGTCCCTTTCTTCTGACGACATAGTGATGTCGTCAAGGGCTATCTTTGTTGGTAATGACGAATCGAGGGTAGGTGTTGCTTCTACTTGAGGAATAGGAATATGCTTAGTGACCGTTTCTACAATTGTAGTTGGCTGTACTTTAGTGTATATTTCCGTTACGACGTCGACTATTGTAGAAGTGTGTGTGTTGGTTAGTATCAATGTTTGCGTGACAGCTCCCTCAGATTGACTAACTAAAGTAGTTTTGGTATGAGTTACGGTCAATGTGTGCGTAAGATTTATATATCCAACGCTTGAAACTATTTGAGGTGGTTCTGATAATGTTTTGGTGAGGGTAATTATAGTTGTTCTAAATTCTGTCTTTGTTGGTATAATTTCATCAGATATCTTAATTTCATTTCCAGCATGATGTTGTTTATGTATATTCGACGCCATTGGGTCTTTATTAATGGTAAAAGTAGatgtattttcaataatagaCGGTATTTCTATAGCTTCTGTTGATACTTGTTCTTCTTTAAGAACCTCAGTGGGCTTAATATACTCTTCTTCTATGGGCGATTCAGAGCTTTCTAGAATATTAGTAGGGAAAACAGCTAATGGTTTGGAAGGTAGtggtcttataatttttttgattgaaGTTAACCTAGTTGGATAAGAAAGTTCCGATCGAGATAGTGTTCGTGTAGGTCTAATTACAGGTACAGTCTTAGATGGAAGCTTAAATTTGCTTGTGCTTGACTTTTTGTCATCATTGCGAATGGGATAAGGCTTACgagttctatttttatttccaattgGAATTACTTTCATTCTATCTTTAGTAATATCTTCTTTACTTGACTCAAGTTGTTCTTGCTCAAAAGAAAATTCACTTTCTTTATTAAATGGCTTTGTATTGTTATCTTTTTTGGAAATTGCTATTTGCGTTACAGGTGTTTCATAGCTACTATCTATTGCCTCGCTTGATGTTTCgtattcatttgaaataaatacattctcCGAAGAagattctaataatattttgttagagTTTTCGGCTATTTTTGTAGATGGCATATTGTCTGGAAAATATACAGATGAAGGTCCAAAGTTAAAGCTTGATGAAAAGTCAAAATTGGATGAGGTCAACCAACTTGAGGAAGCCGCAGTTGGGAAAATAACGTTTGTTACAGAAGAA
Protein-coding regions in this window:
- the LOC126777849 gene encoding uncharacterized protein LOC126777849; its protein translation is MKVIPIGNKNRTRKPYPIRNDDKKSSTSKFKLPSKTVPVIRPTRTLSRSELSYPTRLTSIKKIIRPLPSKPLAVFPTNILESSESPIEEEYIKPTEVLKEEQVSTEAIEIPSIIENTSTFTINKDPMASNIHKQHHAGNEIKISDEIIPTKTEFRTTIITLTKTLSEPPQIVSSVGYINLTHTLTVTHTKTTLVSQSEGAVTQTLILTNTHTSTIVDVVTEIYTKVQPTTIVETVTKHIPIPQVEATPTLDSSLPTKIALDDITMSSEERDNFIIRDNDVTENIQKIEVEEEKDSDTFFVVMNKSQNGGKSPPIPDIDTGDYDGVTRNEQVNNNGVSQVLFGEILLAGTPYLETTNVVHPTGVGYGKECQPDCKASRNERCQRIDGIMKCVCRPGFARMFPDRPCKPTYTYSVRLALGSQGNERLKFHTNLSNNSSKEYHSLAVATHEGINRMVMQSDLRDVYHGVHITGFHPIEMKTPLEETYQGVINDFYVQLSDNAHESRLKEVIEKYLRNNNYSLGGTEVHAAEEFIDRLNVSDFDECISAHFHDCSEHARCFNLRGTYTCSCLEGFADLSVNTLYPGRICSSDAVGCAGCNYHGTCFERESAMICECFKWYAGRTCQVNLKAVLITVTVIGLVIILVVTIWASKRCCCQKGPATQTFVIGCMQGMPTLHQGNIPSKQRADRRALIAERMEAAETCSVQNTSLPYIPSKEHTFAQSRSRSSCSRQCAVSAPPAHAPPPPPAPALMIPRARLHPLHSDSRDNLSRKKSAEICSEAKLISYLESGATNATDEMRRKHSMESSYSVNKERSNKQGALVSAGFKVSTTVRPDESVKEDRDDASSINKTDLEADMSRFDTLRKTYSQEDLSEWTDAERRIGELTLSEARSVGGTLPASTGRAASSTRLTHQEANTMAERDLGSTFLLPHVHLYKSDLTSDVSEFDSL